The following are encoded together in the Babesia microti strain RI chromosome II, complete genome genome:
- a CDS encoding conserved Plasmodium protein, unknown function (overlaps_old_locusTagID:BBM_II02950) — MPHNIGAHVAERSIVSDNGELIISLNEGETLFVKKFVKFKVLRGACTLMGYTFTQSDCVYTVQIPKWNPPEQIIPIATTSDGIKLDSITLSFTNYVSAFDTYSLIDCVEGTTISGDSALTNIGFTKIVPDLWHKCADLIPKNGCVALHGEKGVGKSTATLYLANYLLNNCPKIAIVDVDVGQPLFTVPGIISLHILDGPILRPEYSMVNEHFVYSKKILIGDVTISNPKKLLERTIILEKYLKESIADLKITDYRVIINTGGWISDTGGQLFDCIVKLFNVDVVLSILSKTGGIGYKPQEINLLLDIISHHPIHINQPEVISVDSYKIVNNTIAVPKPSDLRWLRVATYLNPALGESLEIHSFTHYEFFSGIHEYRFQSIIKNASFFTPPVTYELKMSNLTFYLPCGIKLQDSQLQNHFLAGCMAALFVYTETYSFESLINAEFLLAFLHSVDGDKLLILVPKHKSITHLDDIRSVVLCPMLGFDPQFPRFGRSNSTSFVPFGRNAQLHLTNHLGTRNCSRRGVKKRPYEEDKA; from the exons ATGCCACATAATATAGGCGCTCATGTGGCAGAGAGAAGCATTGTTTCAGATAATGGCGAGCTTATTATTAGCTTAAATGAGGGGGAAACtttatttgtcaaaaagtttgtcaaatttaaagTACTAAG GGGCGCTTGCACTCTTATGGGATACACATTTACACAGTCAGATTGCGTTTATACTGTACAAATTCCCAAATGGAATCCGCCTGAGCAAATAATACCAATTGCTACCACTAGTGACGGCATTAAATTGGATTCTATCACTCTATCCTTCACCAACTATGTTTCTGCCTTTGACACATATTCCTTGATAGATTGCGTAGAAGGCACAACTATTAGTGGAGATTCTGCCCTTACAAATATTGGCTTCACTAAAATAGTGCCTGATTTGTG GCACAAATGTGCAGATTTAATACCAAAAAATGGCTGTGTCGCGTTGCACGGAGAAAAGGGTGTTGGCAAAAGCACCGCTACACTGtatttggcaaattatCTTCTAAACAATTGTCCTAAAATCGCAATTGTTGATGTTGACGTTGGCCAGCCCCTTTTTACGGTTCCAGGAATCATTTCATTGCATATC CTGGACGGGCCCATTCTGAGACCCGAGTATTCAATGGTAAATGAACATTTTGTCTACTCTAAAAAGATATTAATTGGGG ATGTTACCATATCTAATCCTAAGAAATTACTGGAACGTACAATAATACTTGAGAAATACTTAAAGGAATCAATTGCAGATCTTAAAATAACGGATTATAGAG TCATTATTAACACTGGAGGATGGATATCCGATACCGGTGGCCAATTATTCGATTGTATAGTTAAGTTATTCAATGTGGATGTTGTGTTATCTATTCTGTCAAAAACTGGCGGTATTGGCTATAAGCCACAGGAAATAAATCTCCTTTTGGACATAATATCACATCACCCTATACACATTAATCAACCAGAAGTAATATCTGTGGAttcatataaaattgtgaatAATACAATCGCAGTGCCAAAACCATCAGATTTGAGATGGCTTAGAGTGgcaacatatttaaatccaGCATTGGGTGAATCATTGGAAATACATTCATTTACACACTATGAGTTCTTCTCGGGGATACATGAGTATAGATTTCAatcaattatcaaaaaCGCATCTTTTTTTACACCACCCGTCACTtatgaattaaaaatgtcgAATTTGACATTCTACCTTCCATGTGGGATCAAATTACAAGATTCTCAACTACAAAATCACTTCCTAGCAGGCTGCATGGCAgcattatttgtatatacgGAAACCTATAGTTTTGAAAGTTTAATTAACGCTGAATTCTTGTTGGCATTTCTACACAGTGTTGATGGCGACAAG ttattgATATTGGTGCCCAAACACAAGTCTATAACACATTTAGATGACATACGCAGTGTAGTTTTGTGTCCAATGCTTGGATTTGACCCCCAATTTCCTAGATTTGGTAGATCAAATAGCACATCATTTGTCCCCTTTGGACGGAATGCCCAGTTGCACTTGACCAACCATTTGGGCACCAGAAACTGTTCTAGAAGAGGAGTAAAAAAGAGGCCGTATGAAGAAGATAAAGCTTGA